One genomic window of Corynebacterium massiliense DSM 45435 includes the following:
- a CDS encoding HRDC domain-containing protein: MTELRTEPLDGIPAVFDTRDGLHTAARTLAAGHGPIAIDTERASAYRYDDRAFLLQLRRAGSGTVLIDPEGRRDDVRNLIGPVVNGADWVLHAAPSDLPSLAGVGLYPGRLFDTELAARMAGFSHPNLGAMVEELLGVQLEKGYGDADWSTRPLPREWLAYAALDVELLIELAEILRDILAERDKYDWAQQEFAAIARAHADSTGLQTPSWRDTKGIKTLRRAEQLAVARALWTARDKYSRGCDRAPGKVLPNKVLIDIARRLPATRRELEGIKGFPRRRPGAAAAWFQVIREARALPRDEWPRPQRAAARVPSKTTWAKDHPDEWLAYQDVRADVEELARELDIAKDTVIRPAALRAAVWAVVGTPPHGAGSASPSIGGTVRQVDGIPDVLAAEGARPWQIELVTPVIARRLFGDAGTSTR; encoded by the coding sequence ATGACCGAGCTGCGCACTGAACCTTTGGACGGCATCCCCGCCGTCTTCGATACCCGCGACGGCCTTCACACCGCGGCCCGCACTCTTGCGGCCGGCCACGGGCCCATAGCCATCGACACCGAGCGCGCGTCCGCTTACCGCTACGACGACCGCGCTTTTCTCCTGCAATTGCGGCGCGCAGGCTCGGGCACTGTGCTCATCGACCCCGAAGGGCGCCGTGACGACGTCCGCAACCTCATCGGTCCAGTGGTCAACGGCGCAGATTGGGTACTCCACGCCGCCCCTTCCGATCTCCCGTCACTGGCCGGGGTCGGCCTCTACCCCGGCCGGTTATTCGATACCGAGCTCGCGGCTCGCATGGCCGGTTTCAGCCATCCGAATCTCGGCGCGATGGTGGAAGAGCTCCTCGGTGTGCAGCTGGAAAAAGGTTACGGGGACGCGGACTGGTCCACCCGCCCTCTCCCCCGCGAATGGCTGGCCTACGCCGCCTTGGACGTGGAGCTTCTCATCGAGCTCGCCGAGATCCTGCGCGACATCCTCGCCGAGCGTGATAAGTACGACTGGGCCCAGCAGGAATTCGCAGCCATCGCGCGCGCGCACGCCGACTCCACCGGCCTGCAGACCCCGTCCTGGCGAGACACGAAAGGCATCAAGACCCTCCGGCGAGCGGAACAACTCGCGGTGGCCCGCGCACTGTGGACCGCGCGCGACAAGTACAGCCGCGGCTGTGACCGCGCCCCCGGGAAGGTACTTCCCAATAAGGTGCTCATTGATATCGCGCGGCGCCTGCCCGCCACCCGCCGGGAGCTGGAGGGCATCAAGGGGTTTCCGCGACGCCGCCCCGGCGCCGCGGCGGCGTGGTTCCAGGTCATCCGCGAAGCGCGCGCCCTACCGCGCGACGAGTGGCCGCGTCCGCAACGCGCCGCCGCCCGCGTTCCTTCGAAGACGACGTGGGCGAAAGACCACCCCGACGAGTGGCTGGCGTATCAGGACGTCCGGGCGGACGTGGAGGAACTAGCCCGCGAGCTGGACATCGCCAAAGATACCGTCATCCGGCCTGCGGCCCTGCGCGCAGCTGTCTGGGCGGTGGTGGGCACGCCACCGCATGGCGCGGGCTCCGCAAGTCCCTCCATCGGCGGAACCGTCCGGCAGGTCGACGGGATCCCCGACGTCCTCGCGGCGGAGGGTGCGCGGCCCTGGCAGATCGAGCTGGTCACACCCGTCATCGCCCGCCGGTTGTTTGGGGACGCGGGAACGTCTACTCGGTAG
- the dxs gene encoding 1-deoxy-D-xylulose-5-phosphate synthase, with protein sequence MGLLDSVHSPRDVKALSKKQLAQLADEIRQRLIDKVSVTGGHLGPNLGVVELTIALHRVFRSPEDAIVFDTSHQSYVHKMLTGRAGDFDSLRQKGGLSGYTSREESEHDWTESSHASAAISVIDGMSKAFTIQGHTDRNAVAIVGDGAMTGGMCWEALNNIAADKDRNAVIVVNDNGRSYAPTIGGIADNLGRIRAQHGYDELMAQGKKTLKSMGWVGNRAFDALHAMKEGVKSSVMPTELFPELGMKYIGPINGHDLDALVYAFNYAREYSGPIFVHVVTEKGHGFAPAVNEPKDQMHSTGAIDPVTGVPKGKSQPGWTAAFSEEVIAAAEQRDDIVAITAAMAGPTGLAPFAEKFPERFFDVGIAEQHALASAAGLALQGMHPVVAIYSTFLNRGFDQLVMDVALTGQPVTIVLDRAGVTGSDGASHNGVWDMAITSLVPGVRVAAPRDGARLRELFREAIEVEDGPTVVRFPKGNLLPDMEAVAELGDGVDVLHYSDVSADEEGVGSDVLIVSIGVMSARSLEAARTLEAEGYNVTVVDPRWVAPVPQSLIALADDHDVVVTVEDGIVRGGIGSMIEEALSAAEVDTPLRRLGFPRVFPKHASRGELLADVGLSPEGIANSVREWADNLRTGDATE encoded by the coding sequence ATGGGACTGCTAGATTCTGTCCACTCTCCCCGTGACGTAAAGGCGCTCAGCAAGAAGCAGCTGGCACAACTGGCGGACGAGATCCGCCAGCGACTCATCGACAAAGTGTCCGTCACCGGCGGCCACTTGGGCCCGAACCTCGGCGTCGTGGAGCTCACCATTGCCCTGCACCGGGTGTTCCGATCCCCCGAGGATGCGATCGTCTTCGACACCTCCCACCAGTCGTACGTGCACAAGATGCTGACGGGGCGCGCCGGCGACTTCGACAGTCTGCGGCAAAAGGGCGGACTGTCGGGCTATACGTCTCGCGAGGAATCCGAGCACGACTGGACGGAGTCCTCCCATGCGTCTGCTGCAATCTCCGTCATTGACGGCATGTCCAAGGCTTTCACCATTCAGGGGCACACTGACCGCAACGCCGTGGCCATTGTCGGCGACGGCGCGATGACCGGCGGGATGTGCTGGGAGGCCCTCAACAACATCGCGGCGGACAAGGACCGCAACGCGGTCATCGTGGTCAATGACAACGGCCGTAGCTACGCGCCGACGATCGGCGGCATCGCGGATAACCTGGGCCGCATTCGCGCGCAGCACGGCTACGACGAGCTGATGGCGCAGGGGAAAAAGACCCTGAAGTCCATGGGCTGGGTGGGCAACCGCGCCTTCGACGCGCTCCACGCAATGAAGGAGGGCGTGAAGTCTTCTGTCATGCCCACCGAGCTGTTCCCCGAGCTGGGGATGAAATACATCGGCCCCATCAACGGCCATGACTTGGACGCGTTGGTCTACGCGTTCAATTACGCCCGCGAATACTCCGGCCCGATCTTCGTGCACGTGGTCACCGAGAAGGGGCACGGCTTCGCCCCGGCGGTCAACGAGCCGAAGGATCAGATGCACTCCACCGGAGCCATCGATCCGGTCACCGGCGTGCCTAAGGGCAAGAGCCAGCCCGGCTGGACCGCGGCATTTTCGGAAGAGGTCATCGCGGCGGCGGAACAGCGCGACGACATTGTGGCCATCACGGCAGCGATGGCGGGGCCGACGGGGCTCGCGCCGTTTGCGGAGAAGTTCCCCGAGCGTTTTTTCGATGTCGGCATCGCCGAGCAGCACGCGCTGGCCTCGGCCGCGGGGCTGGCCTTGCAGGGTATGCACCCGGTGGTGGCCATTTACTCGACGTTCCTGAACCGCGGTTTCGACCAGCTGGTGATGGACGTCGCCCTCACGGGCCAGCCGGTGACCATCGTGCTGGACCGCGCCGGCGTCACGGGCTCTGACGGCGCAAGCCACAACGGCGTGTGGGACATGGCCATCACGTCGCTCGTTCCTGGCGTCCGGGTGGCTGCCCCGCGTGACGGCGCGCGCCTGCGGGAACTGTTCCGCGAGGCCATCGAGGTTGAAGACGGGCCCACTGTCGTGCGCTTCCCCAAGGGGAACCTGCTGCCCGATATGGAGGCGGTGGCAGAGCTGGGCGATGGCGTCGACGTCCTGCATTACAGCGACGTCAGCGCCGACGAGGAGGGCGTCGGCTCGGACGTCCTCATCGTGTCCATCGGCGTGATGTCCGCACGGTCCCTTGAGGCCGCCCGCACTCTCGAGGCGGAGGGCTATAACGTCACCGTCGTGGATCCGCGCTGGGTCGCCCCAGTGCCGCAGTCACTGATTGCCTTGGCCGACGACCACGATGTGGTCGTCACCGTCGAAGACGGAATCGTTCGCGGCGGGATTGGGTCGATGATCGAAGAGGCGCTGTCGGCCGCAGAGGTAGACACCCCGCTGCGACGCCTCGGCTTCCCCCGCGTGTTCCCGAAGCACGCCTCCCGCGGCGAGCTGCTTGCCGATGTCGGACTCTCCCCAGAGGGCATCGCTAATTCGGTGCGCGAGTGGGCGGATAACCTGCGCACCGGCGACGCTACCGAGTAG
- a CDS encoding class I SAM-dependent RNA methyltransferase codes for MNNPSQNTSGAVSEGDRLELTIDRMAHGGEGIATAPDGRVVFVAGAFPGDTVLAAVEKAKKKFLRAQAVEVREAGQYRVASACPAADRGAGCCDFAAVDPAREAELKKDVLLDQLRRVAHVDVLPEVDTVNLAPARGWRTRVRLGVDAEGRAGTRVRGSHELVTDVACTQLVPGLVDGLVGPDARRFTPGAEVIAVMDSEGERHVVESKKQGRGKRVETIRSVIEGSADVVEQVHGLTYTFPATAFWQAHVAAPEAYSTLVEKLLTEPTSTGSADMSRPTASQQVGWDLYGGVGLFVPAIAHALGTDNQPGKVVSVDYSRAATKRRQSDLRQFDVEVINKRVEEACEQLESPSAVVLDPPRVGAGQKVVASVAQAEPNRVVHIGCDPATFSRDVQYWAEHNFHIERLTLVNAFPGTHHFEVLALLTPRPH; via the coding sequence GTGAACAACCCGTCGCAGAATACTTCCGGAGCCGTGAGCGAAGGTGACCGTCTCGAGCTCACTATTGATCGCATGGCCCACGGCGGTGAGGGCATTGCCACCGCACCGGATGGGCGCGTGGTTTTCGTTGCCGGCGCCTTCCCGGGCGATACCGTCTTGGCCGCGGTAGAAAAGGCCAAAAAGAAGTTCCTCCGCGCCCAAGCCGTCGAGGTTCGCGAGGCAGGGCAGTACCGCGTTGCCAGCGCGTGCCCGGCAGCCGACCGCGGTGCGGGGTGTTGCGATTTCGCCGCGGTCGATCCGGCCCGCGAAGCGGAATTGAAGAAGGATGTGTTGCTCGACCAGCTGCGCCGCGTGGCCCACGTGGACGTCCTGCCCGAGGTGGACACGGTTAACCTCGCGCCGGCGCGCGGGTGGCGCACCCGCGTGCGCTTGGGCGTGGATGCGGAAGGGCGTGCTGGCACCCGCGTGCGCGGTTCCCACGAGCTGGTCACCGACGTGGCATGCACCCAGCTGGTGCCGGGGCTTGTCGATGGGCTGGTTGGCCCCGACGCGCGGCGTTTTACCCCCGGTGCGGAGGTCATCGCCGTCATGGATAGCGAGGGCGAGCGCCATGTGGTGGAGTCTAAGAAGCAGGGGCGCGGCAAACGCGTGGAAACCATCCGCAGCGTCATCGAGGGCTCCGCGGACGTGGTGGAACAGGTGCACGGGTTGACCTACACCTTCCCCGCAACGGCTTTTTGGCAGGCTCACGTCGCAGCCCCCGAGGCGTATTCCACGCTGGTGGAAAAGCTGCTCACCGAACCGACTAGCACGGGCAGCGCGGACATGTCTCGGCCCACCGCCTCCCAACAGGTGGGGTGGGATCTTTACGGCGGCGTCGGTCTTTTCGTCCCCGCCATCGCCCACGCGTTGGGGACCGACAACCAGCCGGGCAAGGTCGTGTCGGTGGATTATTCTCGCGCCGCGACCAAACGGCGCCAGTCGGACCTCCGGCAGTTCGACGTCGAGGTCATCAACAAGCGCGTGGAGGAAGCCTGCGAACAGCTGGAATCTCCCTCCGCGGTCGTTCTCGATCCGCCCCGCGTGGGCGCCGGTCAAAAGGTGGTGGCATCCGTCGCCCAGGCGGAGCCGAACCGCGTGGTGCACATCGGCTGCGATCCCGCGACGTTTAGCCGCGACGTGCAGTACTGGGCGGAGCACAACTTCCACATCGAGCGGCTCACGCTCGTCAATGCCTTCCCCGGCACGCACCACTTCGAGGTGCTCGCGCTGCTCACCCCGCGCCCGCATTAA